A genomic window from Struthio camelus isolate bStrCam1 chromosome 2, bStrCam1.hap1, whole genome shotgun sequence includes:
- the DUSP22 gene encoding dual specificity protein phosphatase 22, with protein sequence MGNGMNKILPGLFIGNFKDARDVEQLSKNNITHILSIHDSARPMLEGVKYLCIPAADSPSQNLARHFRESIKFIHECRLTGEGCLVHCLAGVSRSVTLVVAYIMTITDFGWEDALSVVRAARSCANPNMGFQRQLQEFEKHDVDQFRQWLKEEYGENSSQDLQEAKNLLSKYKEQAELQQSTGGRQWNNNFSSVPSLSYNNYTTET encoded by the exons ATGCCCGAGATGTAGAGCAATTGAGTAAGAATAACATTACGCACATTCTTTCAATCCATGACAGTGCCCGCCCTATGCTCGAG GGAGTGAAGTATCTGTGCATTCCTGCTGCTGACTCGCCCTCACAGAACTT ggCAAGGCATTTCAGAGAGAGCATCAAATTTATCCATGAGTGCCGGCTTACGGGTGAAGGCTGTCTAGTTCATTG CCTTGCAGGTGTCTCCAGGAGTGTAACGTTGGTAGTTGCCTACATCATGACCATCACAGACTTTGGTTGGGAAGATGCGCTGTCTGTTGTCCGAGCAGCGAGATCCTGTGCCAATCCTAACATGGGCTTCCAGAGGCAGCTACAGGAGTTTGAAAAACATGATGTTGATCAG TTCCGGCAGTGGCTGAAAGAAGAATATGGGGAAAATTCTTCTCAGGATCTGCAAGAAGCCAAAAATCTTCTGAGCAAATACAAAGAGCAGGCAGAGTTACAGCAGAGTACTGGGGGAAGACAGTGGAATAACAACTTCTCATCTGTGCCATCCCTCTCATACAACAACTACACAACAGAGACCTAA